From the Pseudomonas baltica genome, one window contains:
- the speB gene encoding agmatinase, with product MSVLPTDSLSRPRFCGVPTFMRLPMATTLDGLDAAVIGLPSDSGAAFRTGSRFAPNAVRAMSVMLRPISPYRDNINIFETLNIADAGDAAVVPGYEEECLARIEQAVAGLVNAGVVPFGIGGDHSVTLGELRAVAAKHGPVALVQFDSHSDTWDKYFADKLYSAGTPFRRAVDENLVDPAHSIQVGLRGSLFRTTDITQSIDLGYDVVTTDQMFEMGIAALAERIRERTGGRPTFITFDMDFVDPASAPGVQTPEAGGPTTRETLQLLRALHGINLVGCDVTEISPMYEGPGQITSLLGATVLNEFMSLLASERARGATYA from the coding sequence ATGAGCGTGCTCCCTACCGATTCCCTCTCGAGGCCGCGGTTCTGCGGCGTACCGACGTTCATGCGGCTGCCCATGGCGACCACGCTCGACGGCCTTGATGCCGCGGTGATCGGCCTGCCTTCCGATTCCGGTGCGGCGTTCCGTACGGGCTCGCGGTTCGCACCCAATGCGGTGCGGGCAATGTCAGTGATGCTGCGCCCCATCAGCCCGTATCGCGACAACATCAATATCTTCGAGACGTTGAACATTGCCGATGCCGGAGACGCTGCCGTGGTGCCCGGCTATGAAGAAGAATGCCTGGCGCGCATCGAGCAAGCGGTGGCAGGTCTGGTCAACGCTGGCGTGGTGCCGTTCGGTATCGGCGGCGATCATTCGGTGACGCTAGGCGAATTGCGCGCCGTGGCGGCCAAGCACGGGCCGGTGGCCTTGGTGCAATTCGACTCCCACAGCGACACGTGGGACAAGTACTTCGCCGACAAACTGTACAGCGCCGGAACGCCTTTTCGCCGGGCCGTGGACGAGAACCTGGTCGACCCGGCGCACTCGATTCAAGTGGGCCTGCGCGGCTCGTTGTTTCGGACCACCGACATCACTCAGTCGATCGACCTGGGCTACGACGTGGTGACCACCGACCAGATGTTCGAAATGGGCATCGCCGCGCTTGCCGAGCGCATCAGGGAACGCACGGGAGGTCGCCCAACGTTCATCACTTTTGACATGGATTTCGTCGACCCCGCCTCGGCACCAGGCGTACAGACCCCGGAAGCAGGCGGCCCGACCACCCGTGAAACCCTGCAACTGTTGCGCGCCCTGCATGGCATCAACCTGGTGGGTTGCGATGTCACCGAGATCAGCCCGATGTACGAGGGCCCGGGGCAGATCACCTCGTTGCTGGGGGCCACCGTGCTGAATGAGTTCATGTCATTGCTGGCGAGCGAACGTGCACGCGGCGCGACATACGCCTGA
- a CDS encoding transporter substrate-binding domain-containing protein, with amino-acid sequence MKVRNIVQILAAMSVLTFGTWASADEPLELIHPGKLLVATEGTFAPFSMRSANGQLDGLEIRVMKEVARRLNLEYTPVLIKWDALLVGLAANQYDVISAAMDITPARQQQILFSDGWLESGGRVVTPVNSPIKSAADLKGKNVGVQVSTTFSAIAEEKGALLKNYKAESDAIQDLVNHNTDAVITDSISAAYLMKTVHLPIVMTDDYVSHIQKGFAFKLGKDNLVKAVNKGLADMNADGTYDKLTLDLVGYNPAPKEPIRSIFK; translated from the coding sequence ATGAAAGTCAGAAATATCGTGCAGATCTTGGCGGCAATGTCGGTGCTGACGTTCGGCACTTGGGCAAGTGCCGATGAACCGCTGGAGCTGATACACCCAGGCAAGCTGCTGGTCGCTACCGAAGGCACGTTTGCGCCGTTCAGCATGCGCAGTGCCAACGGTCAGCTCGATGGCCTCGAGATCCGGGTCATGAAGGAAGTCGCCCGCCGCTTGAACCTCGAATACACCCCGGTGCTGATCAAATGGGATGCACTGCTGGTGGGCCTGGCGGCCAATCAGTACGACGTGATCAGCGCGGCGATGGACATAACGCCGGCCCGGCAGCAGCAAATCCTGTTCTCCGACGGCTGGCTGGAATCGGGTGGACGCGTCGTCACGCCGGTGAACTCGCCGATCAAGTCAGCGGCCGACCTGAAGGGTAAAAATGTCGGAGTCCAGGTGTCCACCACCTTCAGCGCCATCGCCGAAGAAAAAGGCGCCTTGCTGAAAAACTACAAGGCTGAGTCCGACGCGATCCAGGACCTCGTCAACCACAATACCGATGCGGTCATCACCGACTCCATAAGCGCCGCGTACCTGATGAAAACCGTGCACCTGCCCATCGTCATGACCGACGATTACGTCAGTCATATCCAGAAGGGTTTCGCCTTCAAGCTCGGCAAGGACAACCTGGTCAAAGCGGTCAACAAGGGCCTGGCCGACATGAATGCCGATGGCACCTACGACAAGCTGACGCTGGACCTGGTCGGCTACAACCCGGCACCGAAAGAGCCCATCCGTTCGATCTTCAAATAA
- a CDS encoding biotin-dependent carboxyltransferase family protein produces the protein MSTLHVLNPGLLTTLQDHGRSGYEDRGVPPSGALDELSFAIANALVGNQSGTGALEFTLLGGQFQVGQGGCVIAVTGDMQVFIDDQPVASYQCHVLQSHAVLKVGRALSGARGYLAVAGGFAAEPVLGSVSTLLRGALGGFAGRALVKGDDLPLAAPSQYLPVAARAPGQRLWPQRERLPLRVVLGPQQAYFSPEQISRFLSESFQVSGQSDRMGYRLTGPGITHLKGFNIVSDAISTGSVQIPGSGHPIIAMHDRQTTGGYPKIATVIRADLARLGQFKPGDWLSFSEVSVEDAEDLWCERQALLGAYLDELSLRYGRRR, from the coding sequence ATGAGCACGCTGCACGTATTGAACCCTGGGCTGCTGACGACCTTGCAGGATCATGGCCGCAGCGGTTATGAGGACCGCGGAGTACCACCTTCAGGTGCGCTGGATGAATTGAGCTTTGCCATTGCCAATGCCCTGGTCGGCAACCAGTCGGGCACCGGGGCGCTGGAGTTCACGTTGCTGGGTGGGCAATTTCAGGTCGGACAGGGGGGTTGTGTCATCGCGGTCACGGGGGACATGCAGGTATTCATCGATGATCAGCCCGTCGCCTCCTATCAGTGCCACGTGCTGCAGTCCCACGCAGTGCTCAAGGTAGGCCGCGCGCTCAGCGGCGCGCGAGGGTATCTGGCGGTTGCCGGCGGGTTTGCCGCCGAGCCGGTACTGGGCAGCGTCTCGACCTTGTTGCGCGGTGCGCTGGGTGGTTTTGCCGGTCGCGCGCTGGTCAAAGGTGACGACCTGCCGTTGGCTGCGCCCTCGCAATATCTGCCAGTGGCCGCCCGTGCACCTGGGCAGCGCCTGTGGCCGCAACGCGAACGCCTGCCGCTGCGCGTGGTATTGGGGCCGCAGCAGGCATATTTCAGCCCCGAGCAAATCAGCCGCTTCCTCAGCGAATCCTTTCAGGTCTCGGGCCAGAGCGATCGCATGGGCTACCGCCTGACCGGGCCAGGGATCACTCACCTCAAGGGGTTCAATATCGTCTCGGATGCCATCAGTACCGGCAGCGTCCAGATCCCCGGCAGTGGCCACCCGATCATCGCCATGCATGACCGACAAACCACCGGTGGCTATCCTAAAATCGCCACGGTGATTCGTGCGGATCTCGCGCGGTTGGGGCAATTCAAGCCCGGGGATTGGCTCAGCTTCAGCGAAGTGTCGGTCGAAGACGCCGAAGACCTGTGGTGTGAGCGACAAGCACTGCTCGGCGCTTATCTGGACGAGCTGTCGCTGCGCTATGGACGTCGGCGTTGA
- the pxpB gene encoding 5-oxoprolinase subunit PxpB: MNTEEPESSVRIAPIADHALYIDFGEVIDAAVNQRVTALAKHVAAACIDGVTGLIPTYRALTVAYDCRRIRQARLRGRIEELLAEPDAGADPVRSWQVPVAYGGDHGIDLHWLCDLHHLDPQDLIRLHSAVTYRVYMIGFMPGFAYLGGLDERLHTSRRESARLNVPAGSVSIGGMQTAVASVEAPSGWHLIGRTPARSFEPSREQPFLFGAGDEIRFFAIGVDEFDDLCAQPDYLPHWTWRT, encoded by the coding sequence GTGAACACCGAAGAGCCGGAATCGTCTGTGCGCATTGCACCCATCGCTGATCATGCGCTGTACATCGACTTCGGTGAAGTGATCGATGCAGCGGTCAACCAGCGCGTCACGGCATTGGCAAAGCATGTTGCCGCAGCCTGTATAGACGGGGTCACAGGCTTGATTCCCACCTACCGGGCCCTGACCGTGGCGTATGACTGCAGGCGGATTCGCCAGGCACGGCTGCGTGGGCGCATCGAGGAACTGTTGGCCGAGCCCGACGCCGGCGCCGATCCGGTGCGCAGTTGGCAGGTTCCGGTGGCTTACGGGGGCGACCACGGTATTGATCTGCACTGGCTATGCGACCTGCACCACCTCGATCCTCAAGACCTCATACGCCTGCACAGCGCGGTGACGTATCGCGTCTACATGATCGGCTTCATGCCAGGCTTCGCTTATCTGGGTGGGCTCGACGAGCGCCTGCACACCTCGCGCCGCGAATCTGCACGACTTAACGTCCCGGCAGGCTCGGTCAGCATCGGCGGCATGCAAACGGCTGTCGCCTCAGTCGAAGCCCCCAGCGGCTGGCATCTGATCGGGCGAACGCCGGCGCGCAGTTTCGAGCCATCGCGCGAGCAGCCTTTTCTGTTCGGCGCGGGCGATGAGATTCGGTTTTTCGCCATCGGCGTGGATGAGTTCGACGATCTCTGCGCTCAACCTGATTACCTCCCGCACTGGACGTGGCGCACATGA
- a CDS encoding 5-oxoprolinase subunit PxpA, whose product MLIDLNCDMGEGFGAWKMGDDSAMLDLVSSANIACGFHAGDPDIMFDTAAMARHKGVAVGAHPSFFDLHGFGRRQIRGDSPAQIERQIIYQIGALKALAAAAGLPLQHVKAHGALGNMANEDPELALAVARAIKAVDPALIFVVMPGLETERAGEQLGLRMAREIYADRAYAANGNLVSRNAPGAVIHDSEIAAARVLRMIEEQSITTVDGTRMPVRIDTVCVHGDTPGATRMAQHLRSLLEAAGVRIAPMATVIGQ is encoded by the coding sequence ATGCTGATCGACTTGAACTGCGACATGGGTGAAGGCTTTGGCGCTTGGAAAATGGGCGACGACAGCGCAATGCTCGACCTCGTCAGCTCCGCCAACATCGCGTGCGGCTTCCACGCAGGTGATCCGGACATCATGTTCGACACCGCTGCCATGGCCCGTCACAAGGGAGTGGCGGTGGGTGCCCATCCCAGCTTTTTCGACCTGCACGGCTTCGGTCGTCGGCAGATACGCGGTGACAGCCCGGCACAGATCGAACGCCAGATCATCTACCAGATCGGCGCGCTCAAAGCGCTCGCGGCCGCTGCGGGACTGCCCTTGCAACACGTCAAGGCCCACGGTGCGCTGGGCAACATGGCCAATGAAGACCCTGAGCTGGCGCTGGCCGTGGCGCGGGCCATCAAGGCGGTGGACCCAGCGTTGATCTTCGTGGTGATGCCCGGCCTTGAAACCGAGCGTGCGGGCGAGCAGCTGGGCCTGCGCATGGCGCGGGAAATCTACGCCGACCGCGCTTACGCCGCCAATGGCAATCTGGTGTCGCGCAACGCGCCGGGGGCGGTGATCCACGACAGCGAAATAGCCGCCGCCCGCGTGCTGCGCATGATTGAAGAGCAATCTATCACCACCGTTGACGGCACGCGGATGCCGGTACGCATCGACACCGTCTGCGTGCATGGCGACACCCCCGGTGCGACCCGCATGGCGCAGCATTTACGCTCCCTGCTGGAAGCGGCCGGCGTGAGAATTGCACCCATGGCCACGGTGATTGGCCAATGA
- a CDS encoding NAD(P)-dependent oxidoreductase, whose amino-acid sequence MPQPIHPSGIEILRIAGLEPLIGEQACAHADPEQVVAGIFRSDRFGRPEMARFRHLRVIGVHGSGFDNIDLTAARDFNIAVFNTPGRNARSVAEHALTLMLALSKQLLQSDQAARAGDMAFRFRAQLRELHGQTLGLVGFGAIGRATGSLALALGMRVQVLARSATCEQLAALGMGRVESLKGLLNSSDIVSLHVPSVPQTNHLIGAQQLREMKPTALLINTGRAPLIDEAALIEALQSGVIAGAGLDVYAFDSMAADYPLLHLPNVLLTPHTGASTEQSLIRMASAVTQGVLHVLAGGEPQDRLA is encoded by the coding sequence ATGCCGCAACCTATTCACCCCAGTGGCATCGAGATATTGCGTATTGCGGGCCTGGAGCCCTTGATTGGTGAGCAGGCCTGCGCACACGCCGATCCAGAGCAGGTCGTGGCGGGCATTTTTCGCAGCGATCGGTTCGGCCGCCCGGAGATGGCGCGCTTCAGGCATCTGCGCGTCATCGGAGTGCACGGCTCAGGATTCGACAATATCGACCTGACGGCCGCACGGGACTTCAACATTGCGGTGTTCAACACCCCCGGACGCAACGCCCGCTCTGTAGCCGAACACGCGCTGACCCTGATGCTTGCGCTGAGCAAACAGTTGCTGCAAAGCGATCAGGCCGCGCGGGCCGGGGACATGGCATTCAGGTTCCGGGCGCAGTTGCGCGAGTTGCACGGGCAGACACTGGGGCTGGTCGGTTTTGGCGCAATCGGCAGGGCAACCGGGTCGCTGGCGCTGGCGTTGGGTATGCGGGTTCAGGTGTTGGCGCGCAGCGCCACGTGCGAACAATTGGCGGCTTTGGGCATGGGGCGGGTCGAGAGCCTGAAGGGGCTGCTCAACAGCAGCGATATCGTTTCACTGCACGTGCCCAGCGTGCCGCAAACCAACCACCTTATCGGCGCCCAGCAGTTGCGGGAAATGAAGCCGACCGCGTTGTTGATCAACACCGGCCGTGCGCCGCTGATCGATGAGGCTGCCTTGATCGAGGCGTTGCAGTCGGGCGTCATCGCCGGCGCAGGGCTGGATGTCTATGCCTTCGACAGCATGGCGGCCGACTATCCGCTGTTGCACCTGCCCAATGTTCTGCTGACCCCCCATACCGGCGCTTCCACCGAGCAATCACTGATCCGCATGGCCAGCGCAGTGACCCAAGGCGTGTTGCATGTATTGGCCGGCGGGGAGCCGCAGGATCGTCTGGCCTAG
- a CDS encoding urea carboxylase-associated family protein, whose amino-acid sequence MPRLTPDDDSQQILKATRGTAIELYKGEAIRITNLHGSQVVDTWAVNLLDSSECGALEHTRSINSNIFFETGMTLVSNLRRPMLTLIEDTSPGRHDTLLCPCNSAIYQELGCTDYHRSCTDNFHEALAERGVACSYTPASLNLFMNIPVADDGSVQRVPPRSRPGDSVTLLAEMDVLVVLSACPQDITPINGAERQPSDIAWVIQTLSAQE is encoded by the coding sequence ATGCCCCGCTTAACGCCCGACGATGATTCACAGCAGATCCTCAAGGCGACACGAGGGACCGCCATCGAGCTGTACAAGGGAGAGGCCATCCGGATCACCAACCTGCATGGCAGTCAGGTGGTCGACACCTGGGCCGTCAACCTTCTGGACTCTAGCGAGTGCGGTGCCTTGGAACATACCCGCTCGATCAACAGCAATATATTCTTTGAAACAGGCATGACACTGGTCAGCAACCTGCGCCGGCCCATGCTCACGCTGATCGAAGACACTTCGCCCGGTCGCCACGACACCCTGCTGTGCCCGTGCAATAGCGCTATTTACCAAGAGTTGGGCTGCACCGACTATCACCGCAGCTGCACCGACAACTTTCACGAGGCACTCGCCGAGCGGGGAGTCGCCTGCAGTTACACGCCCGCGTCGCTGAACCTGTTCATGAACATTCCAGTGGCCGATGACGGCAGCGTGCAGCGCGTGCCGCCACGTTCAAGGCCCGGCGACAGCGTCACCCTGCTCGCTGAAATGGACGTGCTGGTGGTGCTCTCGGCCTGCCCGCAGGACATCACGCCGATCAACGGCGCCGAACGTCAGCCCAGCGACATCGCCTGGGTCATCCAAACTCTTAGCGCTCAGGAATGA
- a CDS encoding amino acid ABC transporter ATP-binding protein, whose translation MNQAVKPMLRIKELSKSYGDLHVLKNVALDVYPGEVVSIIGASGSGKSTFLRCLNVMEMPQEGFMEFEDFSFDFRDGARAQPTPDQLRALRAQIGMVFQSYNLWPHKTVLQNVIEAPMRVLKIPRAQAIEEGEALLTKVGLFDKCHQYPGKLSGGQQQRVAIARALAMKPKVMLFDEATSALDPELVGEVLALIAALAGEGMTMLLVTHEIAFARDVASRVLYFDQGCIAEDGPPEEVLRNPKNERLRQFLKRILREDITPSALEQPR comes from the coding sequence ATGAACCAAGCCGTCAAACCGATGCTGCGCATCAAGGAACTGAGCAAAAGCTACGGCGATCTGCATGTGCTCAAGAACGTCGCTTTGGATGTCTACCCGGGTGAAGTGGTTTCGATCATCGGCGCCAGCGGGTCCGGTAAAAGCACCTTTCTACGCTGCCTGAACGTCATGGAAATGCCCCAGGAAGGGTTCATGGAGTTTGAGGATTTCTCGTTCGATTTTCGCGACGGGGCCCGAGCCCAGCCAACCCCCGATCAATTACGCGCCTTGCGTGCCCAGATAGGCATGGTCTTCCAGAGCTATAACCTGTGGCCGCACAAGACCGTGCTGCAAAACGTCATCGAAGCGCCGATGCGCGTGCTGAAAATCCCCAGAGCGCAGGCCATCGAGGAAGGCGAAGCGCTGCTGACCAAAGTCGGGCTGTTCGACAAGTGCCACCAATATCCCGGCAAGTTGTCCGGTGGCCAGCAGCAGCGCGTCGCGATTGCCCGTGCGCTGGCGATGAAGCCCAAGGTGATGTTGTTCGACGAAGCCACCTCGGCGCTCGACCCTGAACTGGTCGGCGAAGTGCTGGCGTTGATTGCCGCTCTGGCTGGCGAAGGCATGACCATGCTGCTGGTAACCCACGAAATTGCCTTCGCCCGCGATGTCGCCAGCCGCGTGCTGTATTTCGATCAAGGCTGCATCGCCGAGGACGGCCCCCCTGAAGAAGTGCTGCGCAATCCGAAGAACGAGCGCCTGCGCCAGTTTCTCAAGCGCATCCTGCGTGAAGACATCACTCCGTCAGCCCTGGAGCAACCGCGATGA
- a CDS encoding amino acid ABC transporter permease: MNQLYSDIVLYGAGFMEAAWLVLLITLATIVLSWVFGLLAVLGKRSKFGGLRAIASFYVWFIRGTPALIQVFIIYFGLPQLGLNPSPFMAGVIALGLNSGAYVAEIIRSGLLAIPQGQFESSQALGMSHPETMVRIVLPQVFRIILPPLTNEAISALKNTSLLSTITVVDLTMYAQTIISTTFRPFQFFIATALIYLVLTTLLTQMASWMERRQTRLS; encoded by the coding sequence ATGAATCAGTTGTACAGCGACATTGTTCTTTACGGCGCCGGCTTCATGGAAGCCGCCTGGCTGGTCCTGCTGATTACCTTGGCGACCATCGTCCTGAGCTGGGTGTTCGGCTTGCTGGCGGTGCTGGGCAAACGTTCCAAATTCGGCGGGCTGCGGGCAATCGCCAGCTTCTATGTGTGGTTCATCCGCGGCACGCCGGCATTGATTCAGGTGTTCATCATCTACTTCGGGCTGCCGCAACTGGGGCTCAACCCTTCACCGTTCATGGCTGGCGTGATCGCGCTGGGCCTGAATAGCGGTGCCTACGTGGCAGAAATCATTCGCTCTGGATTGCTGGCGATTCCCCAGGGCCAATTCGAGTCGTCGCAAGCGCTGGGCATGAGTCATCCGGAAACCATGGTGCGCATCGTCCTGCCTCAGGTGTTCCGGATCATCCTGCCGCCGCTGACCAACGAGGCCATTTCCGCGCTGAAGAATACGTCGCTACTGTCCACCATCACCGTGGTCGACCTGACGATGTATGCACAGACCATTATTTCCACGACCTTCCGCCCGTTCCAGTTTTTCATTGCCACGGCGCTGATCTACCTGGTCCTGACCACGCTGCTGACGCAGATGGCGTCCTGGATGGAGCGCCGTCAGACGCGTTTGAGCTAA
- a CDS encoding GntR family transcriptional regulator — protein sequence MEPIKSTADFLGEREQNLSAKAYDAMLQMLISRELPANTVLQERRLAELLNISRTPVRDALTRLENEGMISRTAGRTLVVRQFSIRELIETLHVRRTLEAEAARLAAGRVPAAELDELEASVRRLLAAEVPDAEEDWIVDSKLHQMISHYSGNLLLTQYIETLRLKTRMFNLSVAPERFESAHHEHLAIVQALKVGYQEHLAIIAALRSGDANTAQSAAAAHIDSVRQGIISRFSQL from the coding sequence ATGGAACCGATCAAATCCACGGCCGACTTCCTCGGTGAGCGGGAACAGAATCTCAGCGCCAAGGCGTATGACGCCATGCTGCAGATGCTCATCAGCCGCGAGCTGCCCGCCAATACCGTGCTGCAGGAGCGCAGGCTCGCCGAGTTGCTGAATATCTCCCGTACCCCGGTGCGCGATGCCCTCACTCGGCTGGAAAATGAAGGCATGATCAGTCGAACCGCGGGGCGCACCTTGGTGGTCCGGCAGTTTTCAATCCGCGAATTGATCGAAACGCTGCACGTGCGCCGTACGCTGGAGGCCGAAGCCGCGCGCTTGGCCGCAGGTCGCGTGCCCGCCGCCGAGCTCGACGAGCTGGAAGCCAGCGTGCGGCGTCTGCTTGCCGCCGAAGTGCCCGACGCCGAGGAAGACTGGATCGTGGACAGCAAGCTGCACCAGATGATCTCCCATTACAGCGGCAACCTGCTGCTGACCCAGTACATTGAAACGCTGCGCTTGAAAACCCGCATGTTCAACCTGAGTGTCGCGCCGGAACGTTTTGAAAGTGCTCATCATGAGCATCTGGCGATCGTGCAAGCATTGAAGGTCGGTTATCAGGAGCATCTGGCGATCATCGCGGCGCTGCGCTCTGGCGATGCGAACACCGCGCAAAGCGCCGCTGCGGCGCACATCGACAGCGTTCGCCAAGGCATCATCAGTCGCTTCAGCCAGCTTTGA
- a CDS encoding GntR family transcriptional regulator yields MLVEEDAVTDENRSAPRYELIRSALRDAIIQGLAEPGLVLVEGPLAQLFATSRVPVRQALTLLHEEGLISRFEGRGYLINPEGLDLPAQRLPLTRQLLGLETHEELIDLRPLGERVYDDIAACVSTVMVFGHYRLDEQRAAEYLGVSRSVVREALLRLRDRGLVEKEPYAQWLAGPLTAREISDDYELRALLEPQALQQTAAQLSHPQLQAMLERIAQLQGDAANATREAVDQLERDLHQHCLGGLRNRKMAVLIQQCQSPMNVSRIFHDALGMGVDEATLIEHRLVIEALLHGNVDSAALSLRDHLLRARDRTLQRLKVLSVLPEPDLPPYLTRLS; encoded by the coding sequence ATGCTGGTCGAAGAAGACGCCGTAACTGACGAAAACCGCAGTGCCCCTCGCTACGAACTGATCCGCAGTGCTTTGCGTGACGCGATAATCCAGGGCCTCGCCGAGCCTGGGCTGGTGCTAGTGGAAGGGCCGTTGGCGCAGCTGTTCGCGACCAGTCGCGTACCGGTGCGCCAAGCGTTGACCCTGCTGCATGAAGAGGGGCTGATCAGTCGTTTCGAAGGCCGCGGCTACCTGATCAATCCCGAGGGGCTGGACCTGCCTGCCCAGCGCTTGCCCTTGACTCGGCAGTTGCTGGGTCTGGAAACCCATGAAGAGCTGATCGACCTGCGCCCACTGGGCGAGCGGGTGTATGACGACATCGCCGCGTGTGTATCAACGGTGATGGTGTTCGGGCATTACCGCCTGGATGAACAGCGGGCCGCCGAATATCTGGGGGTGAGCCGCAGCGTGGTGCGCGAAGCCCTGTTGCGTCTGCGTGACCGCGGCCTGGTCGAAAAGGAACCCTATGCCCAGTGGCTGGCGGGGCCGTTGACGGCGCGCGAAATCAGCGATGACTATGAACTGCGCGCCTTGCTCGAACCGCAGGCCTTGCAGCAGACGGCTGCCCAGCTGTCGCATCCGCAATTGCAGGCCATGCTCGAGCGCATCGCGCAGTTGCAGGGGGATGCAGCCAACGCGACGCGTGAGGCGGTCGATCAACTGGAGCGGGATCTGCACCAGCATTGCCTGGGCGGCCTGCGCAACCGCAAGATGGCCGTGCTGATTCAGCAATGTCAGAGCCCGATGAACGTCAGCCGCATCTTTCATGATGCATTGGGAATGGGCGTTGACGAGGCCACATTGATTGAGCACCGGCTGGTCATCGAAGCCTTGCTGCATGGCAATGTCGACTCGGCGGCGCTCAGTCTGCGTGATCATTTGTTGCGCGCCCGGGATCGAACGCTGCAACGTCTCAAGGTATTGTCGGTACTGCCCGAGCCTGACCTGCCGCCTTATCTGACGCGTCTGAGTTGA
- a CDS encoding amidase, which yields MPFDFATADGHDLAHAYAIGQTDPVEAFEAALERLPVAEHAFIALTQGRGRREAEAARWRWLDHGPLSALDGVPIAWKDLFDMKGMVTTAGAAIRRHAETAPQDAALVSRLAQAGMVSLGKTNLSELAYSGLGLNPHFGTPINPRFSAAPRAPGGSSSGSAIAVAAGVVPIAMGTDTAGSIRIPAAFNGLVGYRSSRKRYGFAGVFGLARSLDALGPITRSVRDAIALDQLFTHTHMNLDTADLRGLRLRVDEATLNDPRVQPAVRDNLEHCLQRLGSAGAHIDRRPLRAWQSALDCIAQQGWLGAAEAFASHERLLDSADAAGLDPRVRRRLEAARSMPASRQLRLYEQRGLLQAQLHSELDGALLITPTVAHVAHLLEPLQSDDELFASTNLATLRLTMPGSLLDMPGVTLPSGVDGDGLPTGLLLAACSGNDIAVLRAALAVETLLKQHP from the coding sequence ATGCCATTCGATTTCGCCACCGCCGATGGTCACGACCTGGCTCATGCCTATGCCATCGGCCAAACCGATCCCGTCGAGGCGTTTGAAGCCGCGCTGGAGCGCTTGCCAGTGGCAGAACATGCCTTTATCGCGCTGACTCAAGGTCGCGGCCGACGCGAAGCCGAGGCAGCGCGCTGGCGCTGGCTGGACCACGGCCCCTTGTCTGCGCTTGATGGTGTGCCAATCGCCTGGAAAGACCTGTTCGACATGAAGGGCATGGTCACCACCGCCGGAGCCGCCATCCGCCGCCATGCGGAGACCGCGCCGCAAGATGCGGCCCTGGTGAGCAGACTCGCTCAGGCCGGCATGGTCAGCCTCGGCAAGACAAACCTGAGCGAACTGGCCTACTCGGGGTTGGGCCTGAACCCGCATTTCGGGACGCCGATCAACCCGCGTTTTTCTGCAGCGCCACGGGCACCGGGCGGATCGTCCAGCGGTTCGGCCATTGCCGTGGCGGCAGGTGTCGTGCCCATTGCAATGGGCACGGATACAGCGGGGTCGATTCGCATCCCGGCCGCCTTCAACGGCTTGGTCGGCTACCGCAGCAGCCGCAAAAGATATGGCTTCGCCGGAGTCTTCGGGCTGGCCCGCTCGCTCGACGCCTTGGGGCCGATCACGCGCAGCGTGCGGGACGCCATCGCCCTCGACCAACTGTTCACCCACACCCATATGAACCTTGACACCGCCGACCTGCGCGGCCTGCGACTGCGGGTCGACGAAGCCACGCTGAACGATCCCCGCGTGCAACCGGCAGTGCGCGACAACCTGGAGCACTGCCTGCAACGCCTGGGCAGCGCTGGCGCGCACATCGATCGCCGCCCGCTGCGGGCATGGCAATCGGCGCTGGACTGCATTGCCCAGCAAGGCTGGCTTGGTGCCGCAGAGGCGTTCGCCTCCCACGAGCGACTGCTCGACAGTGCCGACGCGGCCGGACTCGACCCCCGCGTGCGTCGGCGCCTCGAAGCCGCCCGCTCGATGCCGGCCAGTCGCCAATTGCGGCTGTACGAGCAGCGCGGGCTATTGCAGGCGCAGTTGCACAGCGAACTCGACGGCGCCTTGTTGATCACCCCTACCGTCGCCCATGTCGCCCACTTGCTCGAGCCGCTGCAAAGCGATGACGAACTGTTCGCCAGCACCAATCTGGCCACGTTGCGCCTGACCATGCCCGGGAGCCTGCTGGACATGCCAGGGGTGACGCTGCCCAGCGGCGTCGACGGCGATGGGCTGCCCACCGGCCTGCTGCTCGCCGCGTGCAGCGGCAACGACATCGCTGTACTGCGCGCCGCGCTGGCCGTGGAAACATTGCTCAAGCAACACCCCTGA